A genomic segment from Sparus aurata chromosome 20, fSpaAur1.1, whole genome shotgun sequence encodes:
- the fbxw10 gene encoding F-box/WD repeat-containing protein 10 isoform X1, producing the protein MKSTGFGRSVPACELSCNPGGCLNMCGMCPSCAFAPRPPGSIQCLWKVSDGFRRRFVLELISRCRNTRLLQRIQSVLSVTSWSLFSYSRSSSPTCPPGHRCHSVDTGRGRGSPAGVDVKEIWDWFGSSPDWIKSRYLCRVLSFCDPELLRMVANLTSVLLVRQNRGSLQFTDDNRLSFSVSGRGANHRDQDSDEDSDDPALMVVPGSSKSVSGVSRYRDFISCLPVGLSKRILGLLDEHTLRRCQKVSQSWQHLAKETMEEIKFRGNFQHQVEAMMKRCRGINRVSPTSASIVEVPVPVKDDGKVDVNPIAKKVELFEAAYAEVETETVQMEERNVYCGAYFTTVLLNKEDPHRVMDYRGGLLMATGSKDRVAHLLYVASETTVVSVMKGHVGRIRAVLLCQDRHLLVTASCDASIRCWNLKTDRCVMALYGHSGTVNCLDVHADRLVSGAKDCQVKVWSLHTGKHFEGFNFKHPSSVQCVKISSTAVYSSCNRGLVKVWDMETASLLRVIDAHRRSVKCLFVDEWHFLSGDCNGQVMAWSTNGDAQQCLMTFNHPKEVKSLTLVYLRVVTGCVDGKIRIFNFLTGDCLREITAETETGQILSLHFHDDSILVNTTSSVKRFQFAKVFWDYTADGGCADVSDEPAAPLRKLPLASVRADHKKPERAALPHRSHFLPTPTKSPAQARERCVKESVVLSEKAARERVKKRGLHHPLTRDSIVLRVNAIQRAQRTDEVSINMERNARLRDSWGPRKSQEPQTQISPLWHTHDGQHRRAQTCAPILKRSERKTERKTERSLTRR; encoded by the exons ATGAAGTCCACCGGGTTCGGTAGAAGCGTGCCGGCCTGTGAGCTGAGCTGTAACCCGGGGGGATGTCTCAACATGTGCGGCATGTGTCCATCTTGTGCCTTCGCCCCCAGACCGCCGGGCTCCATCCAGTGCCTGTGGAAGGTGTCGGACGGGTTCAGGAGGAGGTTCGTGTTGGAGCTTATTTCGCGGTGCAGGAACACCAGACTGCTCCAAAGAATCCAGAGTGTGCTGAGTGTCACATCGTGGAGTTTATTCTCGTACTCCAGGTCCAGTAGCCCGACCTGTCCTCCGGGTCACCGCTGCCACAGTGTGGACACAGGGCGGGGTCGTGGGAGCCCGGCTGGCGTGGACGTGAAGGAGATCTGGGACTGGTTCGGCAGCAGCCCCGACTGGATCAAATCACGATATCTTTGCCgggttttgtctttttgtgacCCAGAACTACTGCGCATGGTCGCCAATTTAACCAGCGTGCTTCTGGTCAGACAGAACCGAGGAAGCCTGCAGTTTACTg AtgataatcgtttgtctttttCAGTTAGTGGTCGTGGTGCCAATCACCGTGACCAGGACAGTGATGAGGACTCAGACGACCCGGCTCTGATGGTGGTGCCTGGATCCTCAAAGTCCGTGTCTGGAGTCAGCCGATACCGAGACTTCATCAGCTGCCTGCCTGTTGGTCTGTCAAAGAGGATATTAG GTCTGTTAGATGAGCACACGTTGAGACGCTGCCAGAAGGTTTCACAGTCCTGGCAGCACCTCGCTAAAGAAACCATGGAGGAAATCAAGTTCAGAGGCAACTTTCAGCATCAAGTTGAGGCGATGATGAAG AGGTGCAGAGGTATTAATAGAGTCAGTCCTACATCCGCCAGCATCGTTGAAGTCCCTGTACCGGTCAAAGATGATGGGAAAGTGGATGTTAATCCTATAGCCAAAAAG GTTGAGTTGTTTGAAGCTGCTTATGCTGAAGTTGAAACCGAGACAGTGCAGATGGAGGAGCGAAATGTTTACTGTGGTGCGTATTTCACCACAGTGCTGCTGAACAA GGAAGACCCTCATCGGGTGATGGACTACAGAGGTGGGTTGTTGATGGCCACGGGCTCCAAAGACCGCGTGGCGCATCTTCTTTACGTGGCGTCCGAGACAACAGTGGTCTCAGTGATGAAGGGCCATGTTGGCAGGATTCGGGCGGTGCTGCTCTGTCAGGACAGACACCTGCTGGTAACTGCCAGCTGCGATGCCAGTATCAG GTGTTGGAAtctgaagacagacaggtgtgtgatgGCGCTGTATGGTCACTCTGGCACTGTGAACTGCCTGGATGTCCACGCAGACAGACTCGTCTCAGGAGCTAAAGACTGTCAAGTTAAAG TGTGGAGTCTACACACAGGGAAGCATTTTGAGGGTTTTAACTTCAAGCACCCCAGTTCTGTCCAGTGTGTGAAGATCAGCTCAACAGCGGTCTACAGCAGCTGCAACCGCGGCCTCGTCAAAGTGTGGGACATGGAGACCGCGTCGCTGCTCAGG GTGATCGACGCCCACAGAAGGTCAGTGAAGTGCCTGTTTGTAGATGAGTGGCACTTCTTATCCGGGGACTGTAACGGTCAGGTCATGGCCTGGAGCACCAACGGTGACGCTCAGCAGTGTCTGATGACCTTCAACCACCCGAA GGAGGTCAAATCTCTGACTCTCGTCTACCTCCGCGTGGTCACCGGCTGTGTGGACGGAAAGATCCGCATATTTAATTTCCTCACCGGAGACTGTCTGAGAGAAATCACAGCAGAGACTGAAACAGGACAGATACTGTCCCTGCACTTCCATGACGACAG TATACTAGTGAACACGACGTCCAGTGTGAAGCGCTTCCAGTTTGCCAAAGTGTTCTGGGATTACACAGCAGACGGAGGCTGTGCTGATGTATCTGATgaacctgcagctcctctcagaAAGCTTCCTCTCGCTTCTGTCAGGGCCGATCACAAGAAACCAGAGAGAGCTGCGCTGCCTCACCGCTCTCACTTCCTGCCTACTCCCACAAAAAGTCCAGCACAAG CCAGAGAACGCTGCGTTAAAGAGTCGGTGGTGCTGAGCGAGAAAGCGGCGCGTGAACGGGTGAAGAAGAGGGGCCTCCATCATCCTCTGACACGCGACTCCATCGTCCTCAGGGTCAACGCCATCCAGAGGGCGCAGCGCACCGACGAAGTCAGCATCAACATGGAGCGCAACGCCAGGCTGCGAGATTCCTGGGGTCCTCGCAAGTCTCAGGAGCCTCAGACGCAGATAAGTCCACTGTGGCACACTCATGATGGGCAGCACAGGAGGGCCCAGACATGTGCTCCCATTTTAAAAAGATCAGAGCGCAAGACAGAGCGCAAGACAGAGCGCAGCCTCACAAGGCGGTAA
- the fbxw10 gene encoding F-box/WD repeat-containing protein 10 isoform X2, with product MKSTGFGRSVPACELSCNPGGCLNMCGMCPSCAFAPRPPGSIQCLWKVSDGFRRRFVLELISRCRNTRLLQRIQSVLSVTSWSLFSYSRSSSPTCPPGHRCHSVDTGRGRGSPAGVDVKEIWDWFGSSPDWIKSRYLCRVLSFCDPELLRMVANLTSVLLVRQNRGSLQFTVSGRGANHRDQDSDEDSDDPALMVVPGSSKSVSGVSRYRDFISCLPVGLSKRILGLLDEHTLRRCQKVSQSWQHLAKETMEEIKFRGNFQHQVEAMMKRCRGINRVSPTSASIVEVPVPVKDDGKVDVNPIAKKVELFEAAYAEVETETVQMEERNVYCGAYFTTVLLNKEDPHRVMDYRGGLLMATGSKDRVAHLLYVASETTVVSVMKGHVGRIRAVLLCQDRHLLVTASCDASIRCWNLKTDRCVMALYGHSGTVNCLDVHADRLVSGAKDCQVKVWSLHTGKHFEGFNFKHPSSVQCVKISSTAVYSSCNRGLVKVWDMETASLLRVIDAHRRSVKCLFVDEWHFLSGDCNGQVMAWSTNGDAQQCLMTFNHPKEVKSLTLVYLRVVTGCVDGKIRIFNFLTGDCLREITAETETGQILSLHFHDDSILVNTTSSVKRFQFAKVFWDYTADGGCADVSDEPAAPLRKLPLASVRADHKKPERAALPHRSHFLPTPTKSPAQARERCVKESVVLSEKAARERVKKRGLHHPLTRDSIVLRVNAIQRAQRTDEVSINMERNARLRDSWGPRKSQEPQTQISPLWHTHDGQHRRAQTCAPILKRSERKTERKTERSLTRR from the exons ATGAAGTCCACCGGGTTCGGTAGAAGCGTGCCGGCCTGTGAGCTGAGCTGTAACCCGGGGGGATGTCTCAACATGTGCGGCATGTGTCCATCTTGTGCCTTCGCCCCCAGACCGCCGGGCTCCATCCAGTGCCTGTGGAAGGTGTCGGACGGGTTCAGGAGGAGGTTCGTGTTGGAGCTTATTTCGCGGTGCAGGAACACCAGACTGCTCCAAAGAATCCAGAGTGTGCTGAGTGTCACATCGTGGAGTTTATTCTCGTACTCCAGGTCCAGTAGCCCGACCTGTCCTCCGGGTCACCGCTGCCACAGTGTGGACACAGGGCGGGGTCGTGGGAGCCCGGCTGGCGTGGACGTGAAGGAGATCTGGGACTGGTTCGGCAGCAGCCCCGACTGGATCAAATCACGATATCTTTGCCgggttttgtctttttgtgacCCAGAACTACTGCGCATGGTCGCCAATTTAACCAGCGTGCTTCTGGTCAGACAGAACCGAGGAAGCCTGCAGTTTACTg TTAGTGGTCGTGGTGCCAATCACCGTGACCAGGACAGTGATGAGGACTCAGACGACCCGGCTCTGATGGTGGTGCCTGGATCCTCAAAGTCCGTGTCTGGAGTCAGCCGATACCGAGACTTCATCAGCTGCCTGCCTGTTGGTCTGTCAAAGAGGATATTAG GTCTGTTAGATGAGCACACGTTGAGACGCTGCCAGAAGGTTTCACAGTCCTGGCAGCACCTCGCTAAAGAAACCATGGAGGAAATCAAGTTCAGAGGCAACTTTCAGCATCAAGTTGAGGCGATGATGAAG AGGTGCAGAGGTATTAATAGAGTCAGTCCTACATCCGCCAGCATCGTTGAAGTCCCTGTACCGGTCAAAGATGATGGGAAAGTGGATGTTAATCCTATAGCCAAAAAG GTTGAGTTGTTTGAAGCTGCTTATGCTGAAGTTGAAACCGAGACAGTGCAGATGGAGGAGCGAAATGTTTACTGTGGTGCGTATTTCACCACAGTGCTGCTGAACAA GGAAGACCCTCATCGGGTGATGGACTACAGAGGTGGGTTGTTGATGGCCACGGGCTCCAAAGACCGCGTGGCGCATCTTCTTTACGTGGCGTCCGAGACAACAGTGGTCTCAGTGATGAAGGGCCATGTTGGCAGGATTCGGGCGGTGCTGCTCTGTCAGGACAGACACCTGCTGGTAACTGCCAGCTGCGATGCCAGTATCAG GTGTTGGAAtctgaagacagacaggtgtgtgatgGCGCTGTATGGTCACTCTGGCACTGTGAACTGCCTGGATGTCCACGCAGACAGACTCGTCTCAGGAGCTAAAGACTGTCAAGTTAAAG TGTGGAGTCTACACACAGGGAAGCATTTTGAGGGTTTTAACTTCAAGCACCCCAGTTCTGTCCAGTGTGTGAAGATCAGCTCAACAGCGGTCTACAGCAGCTGCAACCGCGGCCTCGTCAAAGTGTGGGACATGGAGACCGCGTCGCTGCTCAGG GTGATCGACGCCCACAGAAGGTCAGTGAAGTGCCTGTTTGTAGATGAGTGGCACTTCTTATCCGGGGACTGTAACGGTCAGGTCATGGCCTGGAGCACCAACGGTGACGCTCAGCAGTGTCTGATGACCTTCAACCACCCGAA GGAGGTCAAATCTCTGACTCTCGTCTACCTCCGCGTGGTCACCGGCTGTGTGGACGGAAAGATCCGCATATTTAATTTCCTCACCGGAGACTGTCTGAGAGAAATCACAGCAGAGACTGAAACAGGACAGATACTGTCCCTGCACTTCCATGACGACAG TATACTAGTGAACACGACGTCCAGTGTGAAGCGCTTCCAGTTTGCCAAAGTGTTCTGGGATTACACAGCAGACGGAGGCTGTGCTGATGTATCTGATgaacctgcagctcctctcagaAAGCTTCCTCTCGCTTCTGTCAGGGCCGATCACAAGAAACCAGAGAGAGCTGCGCTGCCTCACCGCTCTCACTTCCTGCCTACTCCCACAAAAAGTCCAGCACAAG CCAGAGAACGCTGCGTTAAAGAGTCGGTGGTGCTGAGCGAGAAAGCGGCGCGTGAACGGGTGAAGAAGAGGGGCCTCCATCATCCTCTGACACGCGACTCCATCGTCCTCAGGGTCAACGCCATCCAGAGGGCGCAGCGCACCGACGAAGTCAGCATCAACATGGAGCGCAACGCCAGGCTGCGAGATTCCTGGGGTCCTCGCAAGTCTCAGGAGCCTCAGACGCAGATAAGTCCACTGTGGCACACTCATGATGGGCAGCACAGGAGGGCCCAGACATGTGCTCCCATTTTAAAAAGATCAGAGCGCAAGACAGAGCGCAAGACAGAGCGCAGCCTCACAAGGCGGTAA